One part of the Rutidosis leptorrhynchoides isolate AG116_Rl617_1_P2 chromosome 1, CSIRO_AGI_Rlap_v1, whole genome shotgun sequence genome encodes these proteins:
- the LOC139887702 gene encoding uncharacterized mitochondrial protein AtMg00810-like: MDAVAGVYTSSPTALLAYSDADWACCPTTRRSTSGYCVFLGNNLLSWSSKRQHTPSRSSAEAEYRGVANVVVETFWIRNLLRELHCPLTSATLVYCDNVSSVYLSSNPVEHQ, from the exons atggatgcggtggctggg gttTATACATCTTCTCCTACTGCTCTTCTTGCATACTCTGACGCTGATTGGGCATGCTGCCCCACCACCAGACGCTCCACTTCTGGTTACTGTGTTTTTCTCGGTAACAACCTGTTATCATGGTCGTCAAAGCGGCAACACACCCCTTCTCGTTCCAGTGCCGAGGCAGAATATCGTGGGGTTGCCAATGTAGTTGTCGAAACGTTTTGGATACGTAACCTTCTTCGTGAGTTACACTGCCCTCTCACCTCAGCCACATTAGTCTATTGTGATAACGTCAGCTCTGTTTATCTCTCATCTAATCCTGTTGAACACCAGTGA
- the LOC139887694 gene encoding uncharacterized protein: MLYGRKYQTPSCWLEDGEKQFAGPEIVQQTAEKVAIAREKLKAARDRQKIYADPRRRPMTFTVGERVILKVSLWKGVIRFVDDESQILPLQDLKVDSSKKLVEEPVRIVDRKVTKLRKKQISMVLVEWKHSLGTNLTWETEELMTSRYPHLFNRDQILRMESPLRGVDL; the protein is encoded by the exons atgttgtatggtagaaAGTATCAAACTCCATCGTGTTGGTTGGAGGATGGTGAGAAACAGTTTGCGGGTCCAGAAATTGTGCAGCAGACTGCAGAAAAAGTGGCTATCGCACGTGAAAAGCTGAAAGCTGCTAGAGATCGGCAAAAGATATATGCAGATCCTCGTCGACGACCAATGACGTTTACTGTGGGTGAACGTGTGATTTTAAAAGTGTCACTGTGGAAGGGTGTAattcgattcg TGGACGACGAAAGTCAAATTCTTCCTCTCCAAGATTTGAAAGTAGATTCaagtaagaaattggtggaagaaccAGTGAGGATCGTCGACAGAAAAGTGACTAAGTTGCGCAAGAAACAGATTTCAATGGTGCTTGTggaatggaagcatagtttaggcaccAATCTGACATGGGAGACTGAGGAATTAATGACCTCTAGATACCCTCATCTATTTAATCGTGACCAGATTCTGAGGATGGAATCtcctttaaggggggtagatttgtaa